Within Eggerthella sp. YY7918, the genomic segment GTCACGGTGCCATCTTCGGCCTGCACGAGCTTACGCGCACAGGTCTCAACGTCAATTTGACCGCCATTTTCCTTGATCCAGTCATGGAAAGCAAAAATGAACTTCTCCAGACTGTCGTTGCCTTCGGGGTCGAAGTCAACATGGCAGTTTTCGCTGATAGCAAGCTGTCCCGCACGATCAGCAGGAATGTCTTGAACGGGCACATTGCCAGGGCAGCCAGCTGGCTGCAAAACGTCTTCCTCAATGGCATCAAGAATCTCGCCGCTGTGAAAGCCCCACAAAGAAAGCAGGCTTATATCGGCACGCAGCTGAAACTGGTTAAACACATCAGCAATAATCTTGTAGACGTTTTGCTCGGGTTGTCCGTTTTCCAACTGATAGCGAGAATTCAAAAAACCAATGCCACTACCGCTGATATGCGGATAGCCATTACGTTCAAGAACAATAACCGATGCGCCCTCTTTGAGGGCAGCATAGGCGGCAAGCACACCAGCCAGGGCGGAACCGACAATCACAACATCCGCCTGCTTGCTTTCTTCGCATTCCTCAACGGTCACGTCTGGCGCCGAACCCAGCCAGTCTGCCGCCTCGCTATCAGCTGCAGCTTGCGCAGCAGATTCAGATTGCTTGGCCGGAGAGCAGCCTACAAGGGCACCTGCCGCAGCAACCCCACCGACAGCAAGCGTCCCCTTAAGAAACGACCTTCTATCCATGCTCATATCGAACCCTTCCTTTTCAAACAAACACAACACCCGTAAATCTAGTGGGAACAGGGCGCTTCCGATACATCCTCATGAGGGTCTTTTAACCAAAATGGATACCCCCACCCTGGGGGCAATTTCTCATTTCTCCTGATGGGCAGACACTCCACTAAGAAAAGAATTAGATACAAACCCGAATGCGACGTATAATCGTAAAATGACATTCGCAGAGAGGCAGGGGTGTTTCTAGACGCTGGGGAGGGCGCTTACTCTATGGCACAAGTCAACGAGCACGAACGCATTTCGCTGCTTGATAAAAAACTTCTTTGCTATCTGCTCGGGATAGGATTATGGCTTGCGTTTACATCCTATAGTGGATCATCCTACCCCCTCGCTACCTCCTCAGGAGACGATACCCCGCTTCAACTTGTTAGGATAAGTTGCTATTCTGTCGCCTTTTTTATCGTTGCAGGAATTGATTACGCACGCGGACCTCTCCCCCAATTTGCATTGGCCACACTATCGTTCGTATCGTTTTGCTTCGCATTGCTTTTTCAATACGCGGTGACCTTCCTTAACCTCCCTACAATCTCGCTGTATTGTGCCGCGATGTTTTGGGGTATTGGAACTTCCAGCGGATTTTGCCAGTGGATACGCATCCTATCCTCTCAAAGCCGCCAAGCGGCACGCTTCCTGCTTGCAGCAGGATCGGTTGTTCCTATCGTAATGGGCGCTATTTTGGAAATCGAAATACAAACCGATGCCCAAAGCCTCATCACCAACACCATATTGGCCGCCACCAGCATCGCTCTTCTCTTCGTCAACATAAAGATCAACTCCGACAGCCTACTTATCCGCACAGAGACAGGCAAAAAGGACATTAAGCCCGTTGGTAAGGACGTACTTCTACCACTCGTATGTGCCATGGCACTTGTGCTCATCACCCCTATCGCCAACGCAGCATTTGGCGTTACTCAGGACATGCTTGTCTCCAACAACCGCGTTGTACCAGTTGCCTATTCATTTTCGCTTATTCTGCTGGTAGTTATATGGTTTATGCTGAAAAGGGATCTTGTCCTACCGCAGCTTTACTGCGTGCTTCTTCCCATCATGGCCAGCTTCATATTCCTCTTGCCGCTCTTCGCGCCTCATCAGGCGTGGATTATCCTTTTTCTTGGCGATGTCGGCATGTTTTTCGTATCCATACTGATGGTGACCACCTGCCTCGATATTGCAAAGGCGCGCAATTTCCCTGTGGTTGCTCTCTATGGCCTTTTCGCCGGATGCGTATATTTTTCTGGCGTTATTCAACTCGTGCTCGAATCCATCGCAAACAATGGCACCTTTGACGTGGGTCCCTACGCAACCGCACTCGTGCTCATGTATGTGCTTATGATTCCCGCATTCCTTCTTATAATCTCGCGACGGGACAACAAGAAAGGGCGGGTTAAACCTTCGCCCCATACGGACGGAATAGCGATAGAAAACGACACGGAACCGAATGCGGGAGGTGCACTCGATATCGAACGCGCCTGCGCACAAATTGCTGAACGATATCATCTTCCCAAACGCCAGCGCGAGCTTCTTGACCTGTTTGCAGTAGGCCGCGATGTCACCTACATTGCAAAATCCCTCTATCTATCTCCCAATACCATACGATCGTACCGTAAGGCGCTCTACGCAACGCTTGGCGTGCATAGCAGACAAGAATTGATTGATCTTATCGAGAACGAACGTAAGGGTGCAGGGGTTGGTCAAAAATCCGAAAGCGCAAGTAGATGCTCGCCAATTAATCCGCCATCTCACGATTGAGCGAGCAACTAAAGAGGTGGCGTAAACATTGGAGGAATCTACATCACGCCCGACCCGAATAGCACCACGTCAATCAGTTCTTGCTTGGAGTGAATATTGAGCTTTTCGTACACGTGCTTGATGTGGGTGCGCGTGGTGTTGTAAGAAATCAAAAGCTCTTCGGCAATGTACTTTGCGCTACGCCCCATGGCGATAAGCCCCAGTATTTCC encodes:
- a CDS encoding helix-turn-helix transcriptional regulator — translated: MEIEIQTDAQSLITNTILAATSIALLFVNIKINSDSLLIRTETGKKDIKPVGKDVLLPLVCAMALVLITPIANAAFGVTQDMLVSNNRVVPVAYSFSLILLVVIWFMLKRDLVLPQLYCVLLPIMASFIFLLPLFAPHQAWIILFLGDVGMFFVSILMVTTCLDIAKARNFPVVALYGLFAGCVYFSGVIQLVLESIANNGTFDVGPYATALVLMYVLMIPAFLLIISRRDNKKGRVKPSPHTDGIAIENDTEPNAGGALDIERACAQIAERYHLPKRQRELLDLFAVGRDVTYIAKSLYLSPNTIRSYRKALYATLGVHSRQELIDLIENERKGAGVGQKSESASRCSPINPPSHD